From Spirochaeta isovalerica, the proteins below share one genomic window:
- a CDS encoding histidine phosphatase family protein, translating to MKKTALKNRYFLMRHGHSVANEKGIIISSPVRGTSEYGLSEKGKKQVLTAAENFRGDAPLFIYASDFLRTAETAALLGEALGIDKIIFTEKLRERFFGEYEGKSNSFYSDIWKRDIVDCHNNDKGVESPVHVARRTESLINELEQRHKNCSLILVSHGDCLQILQTVFQNVPPETHRSLRHLETAEIREMAD from the coding sequence ATGAAGAAAACAGCACTGAAAAACAGATATTTTCTTATGCGACACGGCCATAGCGTAGCTAATGAAAAGGGAATAATTATCAGCTCGCCGGTAAGGGGAACATCGGAATACGGCTTGTCAGAAAAAGGGAAAAAGCAGGTTCTGACAGCGGCGGAAAATTTCCGGGGAGACGCGCCTCTGTTCATATATGCTTCAGATTTTCTCAGAACTGCTGAAACGGCAGCACTTCTCGGGGAAGCTCTCGGGATTGACAAAATCATCTTTACCGAAAAATTGAGAGAACGGTTTTTCGGAGAATACGAAGGAAAGTCAAACAGCTTTTACTCAGATATATGGAAACGAGATATCGTAGATTGCCATAACAACGACAAAGGGGTTGAAAGCCCCGTTCATGTTGCGCGGAGAACGGAATCTCTCATCAACGAACTTGAACAGCGCCATAAGAATTGTTCACTTATCCTCGTTTCCCATGGAGACTGCCTGCAGATACTGCAGACAGTCTTTCAGAATGTGCCGCCTGAGACACACCGATCTCTCCGCCATCTCGAAACTGCGGAAATCCGTGAAATGGCAGATTAA
- a CDS encoding sn-glycerol-1-phosphate dehydrogenase, protein MNSIEQFRKFADSTKYLYVGSDIYSRMISDFLSFTEGRPVYIIADENTMDAAGNRFLQFCRDESVPVAGLHRFSAEPELTSDYENVIVLKDKLSGNYCVPVAVGSGTINDLVKRTAYELNRPYAVVATAGSVDGYASDGAALLYNGLKQTLPCSAPCFICADTAVLSKAPREMTSAGYADLLAKNPAGADWLIADTVGLDFPEPDVWSMIQGNLPEWTGSPENLLKGDSDAFIRLFTGLNATGFAMQYMKRSRPASGAEHLMSHIWEMDGHTFRGKHVSHGFKVAIGSLASIALMETVLSMKPDGLQIDSALEQWPSFEEKLAAVEKHFTGTGAIDDLLKINREKYISHDELKTRLFSLKDNWGVMAEKVFGHLIPYRRYRDLLERAGCPVVPEAIGLTVEKVMETYYPAQLMRNRYTILDLAVETASLEKACSRIAESRLYLK, encoded by the coding sequence ATGAATAGTATAGAACAGTTCAGAAAATTCGCTGATTCGACTAAGTATCTTTATGTGGGAAGCGACATCTATAGCCGGATGATCTCAGACTTTCTCTCCTTTACGGAAGGGCGTCCCGTCTATATCATTGCCGATGAAAACACGATGGATGCGGCGGGAAATCGTTTCCTTCAGTTCTGCCGGGACGAGTCCGTTCCGGTTGCGGGACTGCACCGGTTTTCCGCAGAGCCGGAACTGACCTCAGATTATGAAAATGTTATCGTTCTCAAGGACAAACTGTCCGGGAATTATTGCGTTCCCGTTGCCGTAGGCAGCGGAACGATTAATGATCTGGTTAAAAGAACAGCCTATGAACTGAACCGCCCTTATGCCGTAGTGGCAACAGCCGGCTCTGTTGACGGTTATGCTTCTGATGGTGCGGCTCTTTTATATAATGGGTTGAAACAGACTCTTCCCTGTTCCGCTCCTTGTTTTATTTGTGCCGATACAGCTGTTCTCAGCAAAGCACCCCGGGAGATGACTTCAGCGGGATATGCCGATCTTCTGGCGAAAAACCCCGCAGGCGCTGACTGGCTTATTGCCGATACAGTCGGTCTGGATTTTCCCGAACCCGATGTCTGGTCCATGATTCAGGGAAACCTCCCGGAATGGACGGGAAGTCCGGAGAACCTGTTAAAAGGGGATAGTGACGCCTTTATCCGCCTATTTACCGGTTTGAATGCTACAGGATTTGCCATGCAATATATGAAGCGTTCGCGTCCCGCTTCCGGAGCAGAACATCTTATGTCGCATATCTGGGAAATGGATGGCCATACTTTTCGCGGTAAACATGTCTCTCATGGTTTTAAAGTGGCTATCGGATCACTGGCATCAATTGCATTGATGGAAACGGTTCTTTCCATGAAACCCGATGGACTTCAGATCGATTCTGCATTGGAGCAGTGGCCGTCCTTCGAAGAAAAACTCGCCGCAGTGGAAAAGCATTTTACCGGAACAGGCGCTATTGATGACCTTCTGAAAATTAATCGGGAAAAATATATAAGCCATGATGAGCTGAAAACGAGACTGTTCTCTCTAAAGGATAATTGGGGCGTGATGGCTGAAAAGGTGTTCGGTCATCTGATCCCCTACAGACGCTACCGCGATCTTCTCGAGAGAGCGGGATGTCCGGTTGTTCCTGAGGCTATAGGTCTTACCGTAGAAAAAGTGATGGAAACCTATTATCCGGCGCAGCTTATGCGAAACCGCTATACAATCCTCGATCTCGCTGTTGAGACAGCGTCTCTTGAAAAGGCTTGCAGTAGAATAGCTGAATCAAGGTTATATCTTAAATAA
- a CDS encoding ABC transporter permease subunit, which produces MFKLNEIKKSFLTSIWFMFLTFPIMVIKVNTITDTVEWRWKNLAYVGIGAFILSFVWRWALDRRAKGGKAKKDKTGFNDTILSRTSQLKLPAIIGLGLLVVFLPFFSGMYTTSIVTTALMYVILGLGLNVVVGLGGLLHLGYAAFYAVGAYTYALLHYHFGISFWVALPLGALFSAVLGLLIGFPVLRLRGDYLAIVTLAFGEITRLVLENWNDFSFGPSGIANIARPGIAGVKMKLPQATIFIYFIAIAMVILTIFIVNRLENSRVGRAWEAMREDEIASQSMGIDITKTKLLAFSIGAVWAGFVGVLFAAKTTFINPASFTVWESITVLCVVVIGGMGSIPGVIVGALVFTLLPELLRSVSEYRMLVFGIALVIMMIFRPGGLIQKTRKSYKFKEEGDGK; this is translated from the coding sequence ATGTTTAAATTAAACGAAATCAAAAAATCCTTTTTAACCTCGATATGGTTTATGTTTCTTACCTTTCCCATCATGGTTATCAAAGTCAATACGATTACCGATACCGTTGAGTGGAGATGGAAAAATCTTGCTTATGTCGGGATCGGTGCATTTATTCTCTCATTCGTCTGGAGATGGGCGCTTGATCGAAGGGCTAAAGGCGGAAAAGCCAAAAAAGATAAAACCGGTTTTAACGACACCATCCTGTCAAGAACCAGTCAGTTGAAGCTTCCCGCAATAATAGGGCTCGGCCTTCTCGTTGTTTTTCTGCCGTTTTTCTCCGGTATGTATACGACCAGCATTGTCACCACCGCTCTAATGTATGTCATACTCGGTTTGGGACTGAACGTAGTAGTCGGACTGGGAGGTCTGCTCCATCTGGGATATGCGGCCTTCTATGCCGTCGGTGCTTATACATACGCCCTGCTTCACTATCATTTCGGTATCAGTTTCTGGGTGGCTCTGCCTCTCGGCGCTCTATTCAGCGCTGTTCTCGGACTGCTCATCGGGTTCCCCGTTCTCAGACTACGGGGAGATTATCTGGCTATCGTGACACTGGCTTTTGGAGAAATTACAAGGCTTGTTCTCGAAAACTGGAACGATTTTTCCTTCGGCCCGAGCGGGATTGCCAATATAGCGAGACCGGGAATCGCCGGTGTTAAAATGAAGCTTCCCCAGGCTACTATCTTTATTTATTTCATAGCCATCGCCATGGTCATCCTTACCATCTTCATTGTTAACAGGTTGGAAAATTCCAGAGTGGGAAGGGCATGGGAAGCCATGCGCGAAGATGAAATCGCCTCGCAGTCCATGGGTATCGATATCACTAAAACCAAGCTGCTGGCTTTCTCCATCGGTGCTGTCTGGGCCGGATTCGTCGGCGTCCTTTTCGCGGCGAAAACTACCTTTATCAATCCTGCCAGCTTCACGGTCTGGGAGTCCATCACTGTTCTCTGTGTCGTCGTCATCGGCGGAATGGGGTCTATTCCCGGAGTTATCGTTGGAGCACTGGTCTTCACCCTTCTTCCTGAACTTCTCAGGTCGGTCTCTGAATACAGAATGCTCGTATTCGGTATCGCTCTTGTTATCATGATGATCTTCCGCCCGGGCGGATTGATTCAGAAAACAAGAAAATCCTACAAATTTAAAGAAGAGGGAGATGGTAAATAA
- a CDS encoding ABC transporter ATP-binding protein yields the protein MAPILEVDNLSMVFGGLRAVDSLSMKINEGEIVALIGPNGAGKTTFFNCVTGVYVPTEGDVYVQAPGASERKSIKGLKPHKITEGGLARTFQNIRLFSNMSVLENVMIGHHHRLNSEVFGAVFRDKKTREEEEKVVHDSYEILKKIGLEKHVNDLAKNLPYGAQRRLEIARAMGTDPFLLLLDEPAAGMNPHETKDLVDLILRIRDDEKISVLLIEHDMSLVMNLSERIYVVDYGKLIATGSPQEIKTNKEVIKAYLGEEVDA from the coding sequence ATGGCGCCTATACTAGAAGTAGATAATCTTTCCATGGTCTTCGGCGGCCTCCGGGCTGTCGACTCTTTGAGCATGAAAATAAACGAAGGTGAAATCGTCGCTCTGATCGGACCCAACGGAGCCGGGAAAACAACATTTTTCAACTGCGTAACCGGCGTTTACGTGCCGACCGAAGGTGATGTTTACGTCCAGGCTCCCGGAGCTTCTGAAAGAAAAAGCATCAAAGGTCTGAAGCCCCATAAGATAACCGAAGGCGGTCTGGCCAGAACTTTTCAGAACATCCGTCTTTTCAGCAATATGTCTGTACTGGAAAATGTCATGATCGGACATCATCACAGATTGAATTCAGAGGTTTTCGGAGCTGTGTTCCGCGATAAGAAAACCCGTGAGGAAGAAGAGAAGGTTGTTCATGATTCCTATGAAATCCTCAAAAAAATCGGCCTGGAAAAACATGTGAACGATCTGGCCAAGAATCTTCCTTATGGAGCTCAGAGACGACTCGAGATCGCAAGGGCCATGGGGACCGACCCCTTTCTGCTCCTTCTCGATGAGCCGGCAGCTGGAATGAACCCTCATGAAACGAAAGATCTGGTCGATCTGATTCTGAGGATCCGGGATGATGAAAAAATATCGGTTCTTCTGATCGAACACGATATGAGCCTTGTTATGAATCTTTCTGAAAGAATTTACGTCGTAGACTACGGGAAGCTGATTGCCACCGGATCTCCACAGGAGATCAAGACTAACAAAGAAGTTATCAAGGCTTATCTGGGAGAAGAAGTAGATGCTTAA
- a CDS encoding adenylate/guanylate cyclase domain-containing protein, with the protein MKKRRVPSYYIFRMILLPLIIYTMLILPVLLNLFTSNLLELIENRTIPVEFVKGIMEMRDSEIEHNLENAFERETKSVDEATAFFVWVQLSILVLFFAFNLPFRSYLKKKKRRRKIKPGLEKFCRSLINHTPMINSLLYLSGLVLTQMNQIKYFNPSLVENDVLASMFRQLFILSMVSSVLTALFLHSWQKYRVQMIYKEHFLPAASLRKRTGRLTFENVQIKLLLSSLMTTFLPLLVLIFYIFLNVSTIGIKSVDDGSKNLLLGEFLQVMDIFNLRESFSLWLSSNSDAANLKLYYIDVSGFLRMALGFVNGFIVSMLYIFFYLRWTNASITRPINEIVSQMKNMTKGKPSRYAVVRTKDEIGKLGEGFNLMVDGLREREKIKSLFGQYLTREISDEILNGHVDLGGDLYNATILFADIRNFTSISEKMSPKEVVDFLNSYLSGMIDVIIANNGIIDKFMGDGILAVFGVPVSSEDHAESGIKAALAMNEKLDELNKARQEQGLFPIKIGIGVHSGPVIGGNLGNSNKLEYTVIGDTVNVASRIENLTKRYNSSLIISGTTYENISSQMKKQINMKAIANAEIRGKARPLTLYSMLS; encoded by the coding sequence ATGAAAAAGAGACGTGTCCCTTCTTACTATATTTTCAGAATGATCCTTTTACCGCTGATCATCTACACGATGCTGATCCTGCCCGTCCTGCTCAATCTTTTCACCAGCAACCTCCTGGAACTGATTGAAAACAGAACAATTCCCGTTGAGTTCGTTAAGGGAATAATGGAAATGCGGGATAGTGAAATCGAACATAATCTGGAGAATGCCTTTGAAAGGGAAACCAAATCCGTTGATGAAGCGACGGCCTTTTTCGTCTGGGTGCAGCTGAGCATATTAGTTCTCTTCTTTGCCTTTAATCTCCCTTTCCGATCCTACCTGAAAAAAAAGAAAAGGCGCAGGAAAATCAAGCCCGGACTGGAAAAGTTCTGCCGCTCGCTGATCAACCATACGCCTATGATCAATTCCCTCCTCTATTTGAGCGGTCTGGTTCTGACACAGATGAATCAGATTAAATACTTCAATCCGTCACTGGTGGAAAATGACGTCCTGGCTTCAATGTTCCGTCAGCTTTTTATTCTTTCAATGGTTTCTTCTGTGCTTACGGCCCTGTTTCTCCACTCCTGGCAGAAATACAGAGTGCAGATGATATACAAAGAGCATTTCCTGCCTGCGGCGTCCTTGAGAAAAAGAACGGGACGTCTCACTTTTGAAAACGTTCAGATAAAACTGCTGCTCTCATCGCTTATGACCACATTCCTTCCGCTGCTCGTCCTGATTTTCTACATTTTTCTCAACGTCAGTACTATCGGCATAAAATCTGTAGACGACGGCAGCAAAAACCTGCTGCTCGGTGAGTTTCTTCAGGTAATGGATATATTTAATCTTCGTGAAAGTTTCAGTCTGTGGCTAAGCAGCAACAGCGACGCAGCTAACCTCAAACTCTACTACATTGATGTTTCGGGATTTCTCAGAATGGCACTTGGTTTTGTAAACGGATTTATCGTGTCCATGCTGTACATCTTTTTCTACCTCCGCTGGACCAACGCATCCATAACCCGTCCCATTAATGAAATTGTCAGCCAGATGAAAAATATGACTAAAGGGAAGCCCTCCCGCTATGCCGTCGTCAGGACCAAAGATGAAATCGGGAAACTGGGAGAGGGTTTTAATCTTATGGTGGACGGTCTCAGAGAAAGAGAAAAAATCAAATCCCTTTTCGGACAGTACCTGACCAGAGAAATTTCAGATGAGATCCTCAACGGCCATGTCGATCTGGGCGGAGATTTATACAACGCGACAATTCTTTTTGCAGATATTCGGAATTTCACCTCCATATCGGAGAAAATGTCTCCGAAAGAAGTTGTCGATTTTCTCAATTCCTATCTCTCCGGCATGATTGATGTGATTATCGCCAATAATGGAATTATAGATAAATTCATGGGAGACGGGATTCTCGCGGTTTTCGGCGTTCCCGTATCATCGGAAGATCATGCGGAAAGTGGAATAAAGGCAGCTCTGGCTATGAATGAGAAGCTTGACGAACTGAACAAAGCGAGACAGGAACAGGGATTGTTTCCCATAAAAATCGGTATAGGAGTCCATTCAGGACCTGTAATCGGCGGAAATCTCGGGAACAGCAATAAACTGGAATACACAGTTATCGGGGATACTGTCAATGTGGCTTCAAGGATTGAAAATCTGACCAAGCGTTACAATTCATCGCTTATCATAAGCGGAACAACCTATGAGAACATATCATCTCAAATGAAGAAACAGATAAATATGAAAGCCATTGCCAATGCAGAAATCCGTGGAAAAGCCCGGCCTTTGACCCTATATAGTATGTTGAGCTGA
- a CDS encoding ABC transporter ATP-binding protein, whose product MLKIKNIETFYGNIQALKDISIDVKEGEIITLIGANGAGKSTTLMSLSGVVPVRSGSIEFLGKDITNKNPDEIVAMGVSQVPEGRRIFPLLTVQENLDMGSFLRKDKAEIKKDLEYMFELFPRLAERRTQQGGTLSGGEQQMLAISRALMARPKLLLLDEPSLGLAPIFVQQIFDIITRVNKENNTTVFLVEQNAYMALKIAHRGYVLENGRITMTNEASVLLNDEDVKKAYLGI is encoded by the coding sequence ATGCTTAAAATTAAAAATATTGAAACTTTTTACGGCAATATCCAGGCTCTTAAAGATATTTCCATAGATGTGAAAGAAGGGGAGATCATTACGTTGATCGGAGCGAACGGAGCGGGAAAATCCACGACTCTCATGTCCCTTTCCGGCGTTGTACCCGTGCGTTCCGGTTCGATTGAATTCCTCGGTAAAGATATCACCAACAAGAATCCTGACGAAATTGTAGCCATGGGTGTTTCCCAGGTTCCTGAAGGAAGAAGAATCTTTCCTCTCCTCACAGTCCAGGAAAATCTCGATATGGGATCCTTCCTGAGAAAGGATAAAGCGGAAATCAAAAAAGATCTGGAATATATGTTCGAGTTATTCCCCAGACTGGCGGAAAGAAGAACTCAGCAGGGAGGAACATTGAGCGGTGGTGAGCAGCAGATGCTGGCCATTTCCCGGGCTCTGATGGCCCGTCCGAAACTGCTTCTTCTCGATGAGCCTTCTCTTGGACTGGCTCCGATTTTCGTACAGCAGATTTTCGATATCATCACCAGGGTTAACAAAGAAAACAACACGACTGTATTCCTTGTCGAGCAGAACGCCTATATGGCTCTGAAAATCGCACACCGCGGTTATGTTCTGGAAAATGGAAGAATTACCATGACCAATGAAGCTTCAGTTCTTCTCAATGATGAAGATGTAAAAAAAGCGTATCTTGGAATATAA
- a CDS encoding ABC transporter permease: MTEIFGIILIEGLIYGIMALGVFISFRILDFPDLTVDGSFPMGAAVMAACLLADIPYVAAFALTFIAGSLAGMTTAVFHNKLKIPGLLAGILTMTILYSINLRIQNFSPNISFLKVETLFDSVHDMMKGVMGSTWSVLLLLVAVTFVLKTLLDLFFHTDMGLTLGAMGDNEQMVIAQGVNPRVMKMIGIGVSNGLVAISGAFAAQYQGQADVNLGRGIVVMGLASVMIGEFLIKSNRISLLTLRVLLGSIAFRGIMFLARNLTFLNLKPSDLQLIYGLSIVLLLLVTGRKQKKNKRSV; the protein is encoded by the coding sequence ATGACAGAAATCTTCGGAATTATTCTCATTGAGGGTCTGATCTACGGGATCATGGCCCTCGGAGTTTTCATCAGCTTCAGGATTCTGGATTTCCCGGACCTGACAGTCGATGGTTCATTTCCCATGGGGGCGGCGGTCATGGCCGCCTGCCTTCTGGCTGATATCCCCTATGTCGCGGCTTTTGCCCTCACTTTTATAGCAGGATCTCTTGCCGGTATGACGACTGCCGTCTTTCATAACAAGCTTAAAATTCCCGGTCTGCTGGCAGGGATTCTCACCATGACCATACTCTATTCCATTAATCTGCGGATTCAGAATTTCTCTCCCAATATCAGTTTTCTCAAAGTGGAGACTCTTTTTGACTCTGTTCACGACATGATGAAGGGAGTCATGGGATCGACCTGGTCCGTATTGCTGCTTCTGGTTGCGGTTACCTTTGTCCTGAAAACTCTCCTTGATCTTTTTTTTCATACCGACATGGGGCTGACTCTGGGAGCCATGGGTGACAACGAGCAGATGGTCATTGCCCAGGGAGTGAATCCCCGGGTGATGAAAATGATCGGAATCGGAGTATCCAACGGTCTTGTGGCCATATCAGGCGCTTTCGCGGCTCAGTATCAGGGGCAGGCAGATGTCAATCTGGGGCGCGGAATCGTGGTTATGGGGCTCGCTTCTGTCATGATTGGCGAGTTCCTCATCAAATCCAACAGAATCTCGCTTCTCACGCTCAGGGTTCTTCTCGGATCTATCGCCTTCAGGGGAATCATGTTTCTGGCAAGAAACCTCACATTCCTCAATTTGAAGCCCAGCGATTTGCAGCTGATATACGGTTTATCAATCGTTCTGCTGTTGCTGGTTACGGGAAGAAAACAGAAAAAGAACAAGAGGTCCGTGTAG
- a CDS encoding ABC transporter ATP-binding protein → MLELKNIGKVFNEGTVNENRAITNINLKVEKGDFITIIGSNGAGKSTLFNLISGSYGPSEGAVFLHDADVTNQPEHIRARHIGRIFQNTMLGTASNMTLEDNMMICSQKGFKGLRISLNKKRREFFREKLKELDMGLEDRLKDNVGLFSGGQRQALTLLMMVLSEPDLVLLDEHTAALDPKNADLVLGLTVKFIRDFNLTSMMITHNMDHAIRYGTRLLMMDRGEIILDVKGDEKKNLTIPELVERFHSIRKRDFTNDEALLSD, encoded by the coding sequence ATGCTGGAACTGAAAAATATCGGCAAGGTTTTCAATGAGGGCACAGTCAATGAAAACCGGGCTATCACTAATATCAATTTAAAAGTGGAGAAAGGGGATTTCATCACCATAATCGGCAGCAACGGCGCCGGAAAATCCACGCTTTTCAACCTTATCTCAGGTAGCTACGGACCTTCGGAAGGGGCTGTATTTCTCCATGATGCCGATGTGACAAATCAGCCTGAGCACATACGGGCCAGACATATCGGGAGGATTTTCCAGAATACGATGCTGGGGACGGCTTCAAATATGACGCTGGAGGATAATATGATGATCTGCAGTCAGAAGGGATTCAAAGGACTGCGGATCAGCCTGAATAAAAAGCGAAGAGAGTTCTTCCGCGAGAAGCTGAAAGAGCTGGATATGGGCCTGGAAGACCGGCTTAAGGATAATGTCGGTCTCTTTTCCGGCGGACAGAGACAGGCTCTGACTCTGCTTATGATGGTGCTCTCCGAACCTGATCTGGTCCTGCTCGATGAACATACAGCGGCTCTGGACCCGAAGAACGCCGACCTCGTGCTGGGGTTGACTGTGAAGTTTATCAGGGATTTCAACCTGACTTCCATGATGATCACCCACAATATGGATCATGCCATCAGATACGGTACCCGGTTGCTCATGATGGACCGGGGGGAAATCATTCTCGATGTCAAAGGTGACGAAAAGAAAAATCTCACGATTCCGGAGCTGGTTGAACGCTTTCATTCCATACGGAAGAGGGATTTCACGAACGACGAAGCCCTTCTCTCCGATTAA
- a CDS encoding ABC transporter substrate-binding protein produces MKKITIFALVLSVLAMPVLAGGQSDEEKTVKIGISKIVEHPALNAIEQGIQDELAALGYADAEYDLQNAAGDMNTASQIAAMFKMEKVDVAVGIATPTAIALATGIKDQPVVFSAVTDPVGAGLVDNLEEGKNNVTGISDMTPVQMQIGIIADLGNVKSIGHIYSSGEPNAVKLAEYAEEGCRDRGIEFVAATVANSSEVMQAAASIANKVDAIYLSTDNTVFSALGSVVEVATKAGIPVFTADTTSAVDSGVLGAYGFDYYKLGRATGKLVARILEGEDPASIPTQFMTEASDLDLVLNLDVAEALGLSIPDALVKDATTVVKDGKVQ; encoded by the coding sequence ATGAAGAAAATTACAATTTTTGCACTTGTTCTTTCTGTTCTGGCCATGCCTGTTCTGGCAGGAGGACAAAGCGATGAAGAAAAAACCGTTAAAATCGGAATTTCAAAAATAGTTGAACACCCGGCTCTCAACGCTATAGAGCAGGGGATCCAGGATGAATTGGCTGCGCTCGGTTATGCCGATGCGGAATATGATCTGCAGAACGCTGCCGGTGATATGAACACGGCTTCCCAGATCGCCGCCATGTTCAAAATGGAAAAAGTCGATGTCGCCGTCGGAATCGCCACTCCGACCGCTATTGCTCTGGCTACGGGAATTAAAGACCAGCCGGTTGTTTTTTCCGCAGTAACCGATCCCGTGGGGGCCGGGCTCGTGGATAACCTTGAGGAGGGAAAAAACAATGTGACCGGCATATCCGATATGACTCCCGTGCAGATGCAGATCGGAATTATCGCCGATCTGGGTAATGTGAAATCCATAGGGCACATCTATTCCTCCGGTGAGCCCAATGCTGTCAAACTGGCCGAGTACGCTGAAGAGGGATGCCGGGACCGCGGAATCGAATTCGTCGCCGCTACGGTCGCCAACTCCAGCGAAGTCATGCAGGCGGCGGCTTCTATTGCCAATAAGGTTGATGCTATCTATCTCAGCACGGATAATACGGTTTTTTCCGCTCTGGGCTCGGTTGTTGAAGTTGCGACAAAAGCCGGAATTCCCGTTTTTACGGCAGATACGACTTCAGCCGTTGATTCCGGTGTTCTGGGGGCATACGGTTTTGACTATTACAAGTTGGGTCGAGCAACAGGAAAACTGGTGGCGCGAATTCTGGAAGGGGAAGATCCCGCTTCCATCCCGACGCAGTTTATGACCGAAGCGTCCGATCTCGATCTCGTGCTCAATCTGGATGTGGCTGAAGCCCTTGGTCTTTCCATTCCCGATGCACTCGTCAAGGACGCTACAACTGTTGTAAAAGACGGAAAGGTTCAATGA
- a CDS encoding branched-chain amino acid ABC transporter permease, whose amino-acid sequence MELDFFFQLLMSGLTRGSIYALIALGYTMVYGIVKLINFAHGEIYMIGAFTALIVSGVLSMYGMNPVFIFLIAITAAIIYSAAYGVTLEKIAYAPLRKAPRLSALISAIGMSMFLQNYVLLAQTSDFLPFPELLPEFGFLDSVKSIISTNQFLILVTTAVVMVLLTLFIKFSRTGKAMRATSQDRDMAQLVGININKVISITFVIGSSLAAIGGVLISSHIGQINFYIGFIAGIKAFVAAVLGGIGSIPGAVLGSFVLGITESFGTGYISSDYEDAFAFVILIVILIFKPSGLLGRKVSEKV is encoded by the coding sequence ATGGAATTAGATTTTTTCTTTCAATTGCTGATGAGCGGGCTTACCCGCGGCAGTATCTACGCACTTATTGCACTCGGTTACACAATGGTTTACGGAATCGTCAAACTGATCAATTTCGCCCACGGCGAAATATATATGATCGGTGCTTTTACCGCACTCATTGTCAGCGGCGTTCTCTCCATGTATGGAATGAACCCTGTTTTCATTTTTCTGATCGCCATTACGGCGGCGATTATTTATTCGGCTGCTTACGGAGTCACTCTCGAAAAAATCGCTTATGCGCCTTTGAGAAAAGCTCCCAGACTTTCAGCTCTGATCAGTGCCATAGGTATGTCGATGTTCCTGCAGAATTATGTGCTGCTCGCCCAGACATCGGACTTTCTTCCCTTTCCGGAGCTTCTCCCGGAATTCGGATTTCTCGATTCAGTTAAATCCATAATCAGCACAAACCAGTTTCTCATTCTGGTAACGACAGCTGTCGTTATGGTGCTTCTGACGCTTTTTATTAAGTTTTCCAGAACCGGTAAAGCTATGAGAGCGACCTCCCAGGACAGGGATATGGCGCAGCTTGTCGGTATAAATATCAATAAGGTTATTTCCATTACGTTTGTAATTGGTTCGTCTCTGGCCGCTATCGGCGGCGTGCTTATCAGTTCCCATATCGGGCAGATTAACTTCTATATCGGCTTTATCGCCGGGATCAAAGCTTTCGTCGCTGCGGTTCTCGGCGGTATCGGAAGCATTCCCGGCGCTGTTCTCGGAAGCTTTGTTCTCGGAATCACCGAGAGCTTCGGTACGGGATATATTTCCAGTGACTACGAAGATGCTTTTGCCTTCGTTATCCTTATTGTTATTCTGATCTTTAAACCCTCCGGTCTTCTGGGGCGGAAAGTCTCGGAAAAAGTATAA